GTGCGTAATTGCTGATCACCCTTGAAGCCGGCTTTGACGCGCGATATCGCTGCATGAAACTTGCCGTCAGTAGCTGCGGCAATGCCGAGATCGCGGTACTCGAAGCAGGCGCGCAAACCTTGTTGGTATTTCGCGTCCTGGGCCCGGTTGGCACTGAATTTTTGTGGTTGATCTGTCATTGCTGAAATCTCCGCTACAGTCCGCTGATTGCAGCCATATTATGCTCGATTCTCATAATATCAAGCGCGGCCCTGTATGATCTCAGCCATTAAATCGACCTGGTTTATTTTTGCAATAGTTTCTTAACCTGAGAACTGCAAATGATCTTGTGATTTCTGACATACTCTTCGTGATTTTCTTCGACCCGTGACAGGTCGTAGACATAGTTAACCATGGTACCGAGCGAGCGCTCCATACCTTTATCCGAAGGATTGCCGAGAATGTTGATGCGTTCGAGCATGGCGCCGTTTTTGAGGTGAAATCTTGCGACCGGATCGAGTGGTTCGTTGCGGCCGTTCTTCTCAATGAGGAAATAGTGCGCCGCAAGCTTTTCCAGCTCGACGAAGTAGTGCGTCGCGAGCTTATCCAGCTCGTTCTGCTTTCCTTCATAGGCTTCTGCATCAAAATGGGTAAGCAGGGATGCGATGTCATTGTTCTCTTCGGCCTGCAAATCGAGCCAACGACGAAAACCCGTTACCGGTGAAATTGTGGCAAAGGTTTTTAACTGCGGAAACCGCAGCTTCAAGCTGGTTGCAACTTGCTTGATTAGAAAATTGCCAAATGAAACCCCGGCTAGACCGCGGTGACAGTTTGATATCGAGTAAAAAATCGCGCAGGTAAGATTTTCAGGTGATTCGCCTGTGGGTTCACGACGCAGTATTTCACCAATGCCGCGAGGGATATGGTCGGTGAGCGCAACCTCGACGAATACCAGTGGTTCGTCCTCCATTGATGGGTGGAAGAAACCGTAGCAATAGCGATCCTCGGGCTCCAGGCGGCTACGAAGTTCCGACCATCTCTCAATTTCATGCACTGCCTCATAGGCGATAATTTTTTCCAGGATATGCGCGGGTGTGGTCCAGTCGAGTGGTTCTGTCAACAGGAAACCGCGATTGAACCAGGCATTGAACAGGTGGTAAAAATCAGTGTCGATCTTCTTCAATTCCGGCTTGTCCCGCATCGCTGTCAGCAGGTGTTCTCTCATCTTGACCAGGCGCCGGGTGCCGCCCAAAGCGAGATTGATACGGCGCAAGAGTTCCTGGCGACGAGGTTCGGCTGCAGCGGTTACCCTTACCAGGTTTTTTGCATCCGGATTCAACTCGTAAGCCTCGACTGCGGCCCTGATTTCCGCCGGGTCGATATCGTAATCGACAAGCAAAACATCGAAAAACTCGAGGCGCGCGGGTTCGTCGAGATTTTCGAATGCGTTCAGGATTCGTTCGGCCAGCAGCAGGCTTGAATATTCACCATCGGATTCCATCATCATGCGACAAAGCGACTCGATGGATTTGGTTTCCTCCTTGAACAAATGCTTGCGCAGCACTGCCGGCGTCCATTGGCCGATTCGCAGTGAGGGCATTAAATCCTGGAAAAATTGCATAGGGTTTACCGAAGATCCGAAACTGAATCAAGTTTAACTCATTGTGGCTGGTTTAATTGTGATATCGCTCGGAAATTGATTCTGGAATGCAGGTATATGCCAGCAACCGAGCCAGGTGAGCGGTAATGGAGCGCGGTTAGGAGAATGACACCGCAGTTCCGAGACCCGGGTGTTTCTGAAAAAAATATGAAGATCGGTTCGATCAACCGATAGAGGCTTCACCCATGATCGGCGTTTCAGGTATCGTAAATGACTTCGGCGGTAAAATTAATAGTCGTGTCATCGTAATTCAGATGCGATTTGAGCGCCTGCCATACCGACTCGGAATTTATGATCCTGACATGATCGGTATTCTTCGTAACCAATAGCTTGGTGAGCGGGTAGGTTGCGCAAAATCGGGTAGATTCGGAAACCGAGCTCTCCGAATCGGATTCATCATGGGCGATAACGGTAACGTCACCGTAGCGGGCCAGGTTCGTCGACAGTTCCAGTCGTTGATACTCGCTACGATAAATCTTTGCAAAACGATTCGCGTATTGCTTGACCAGGTCGGCGTGCAATTTCAGTTTGACCAGCTTCTTGAGGAAGTAAAGCTTGTAGTTAAAGACGGGTGAGATCAGAAACAGCGCCAGGTCCTTGACCAGCGCCGGACGTGCGTTGGCAATCGCAATACACCCCGTTGAATGTCCGACGAGTGCACAAAGGCCGCGATCAGTTCTCTTTAGGGTATTCAAGATTTCGTTGGTGGTTGCTATGGATTGCTGCAGTGTCGCGGGTTTCGTGTCACTCTTGCCATGTCCCAGATGATCAAAGGCCAGGGCCGTGAATCCACATTCGGCGAGCCCGTGCATCAACGGGAAAAACTGGTGCGCACCGCCGCCCCAACCATGAACGAACAGGACCATCGGACCCCTGCCAGTTTGATAGGCTTGAATGTTGCCATCACCTGTTTTCATGACAATCTGTTCGAAGCCACGCGGCAAACGGACCGCCTTGGTATCAGTTGCCTTCGGGACAAACAGCATGGAGTCGATTTTGTCGTTGGTCCACCCGGGAACATATTTGCCAAGTACACCAGCCTTTTTCTTCGCAAATGAAGAAAACAGGTTACCAACCCTTGAAATGTTGGGTAAGGAAGAGATTTTTTCCATTTATTATATACCCCGTATCATGACTATGAATTTTAGCTGATTTCGGCTATCGGGCAGTTGTACGAGGGCGTAAATAAGTCACTTCAAATGCGTAAATATATATGATTGACACTATTGATCGGGCGAAATCGCCGCGATTTTGTGATTGAGGTCTAGTTCCTGCTAGAGCGGGGCAGGTTCACGATAACCGGTTAAAACACCGCGGGTATTTTGGATGGGTACGCGACAGCGTTGCTCGAGTTGTTCCCGGTCATCGGGATGCAGCGCCTGCAGGTGCTGCAAAAGCGCAAGTATTGCCACTTCAGCCGCCGTTCCAGTGCCATCTTCGATTTTTAACGCAACGCCAAGCCCCTGTTCTTGCAGCACCGCGGTATAGACGCCATCTGCACCGGTTTTAACCAGGACTTTGCGACCGGTTAACGTCATGATCTCGGTGCAAAGTCTGCCGGTGCCGGCAACCATGAAGGGATTCGAGGCAATGGCGCCGGTAATGCGATCGAGCGCCTCGCCGCGTGTGGCCGGCAAATCGTCCGGCACTGCAACCCGCGCGAACGCGGTGGCTATTGCCTTGAGTGGCATTGCGATCACCGGTATTCCGCAGCCATCGTAATTCCAGGGTAAGACACGCATATCGACGCCCGACATCTCGCCCAGAACATCGAACCAGCGTTGTTGGGCAGGATGTTCGCGTTCGATGTAACCCCGGGTCTCTTCTGCCATGAATAGAGACGTGGTCAACATCCCGGTATGTTTTCCGGAGCAGTTGTTATGAATTTTACCCGGCTTTACGCCGTCGATCAGTAAAGACTCGGCGGTTTTGACATGTAATGGCGCATGCGCACCGCACTCCAGAGCATCTTCGTCGAGCTTTATGCGTGCCAGCCAGCTTTGTACCGTATCGGTATGCTCGGGCTCGGCATTATGTGAGGAGCAGGCCAGCGCGAGCTCAGCGTCACTCAGCTGAAAATGGCCTGCGGCACCCGATTCGACCAGCGGTAAGGCTTGTAGCGGCTTGATTGCCGAGCGCGGATACACCAGTGCATCGATGTCGCCCCAGGCATGCACCAGGCGTCCTTGCGGATCACAGACGGCGATGGCGCCACGGTGTCGATTTTCAATGACTTCGCCGCGCAGGACATTAACCAGCACTGGATTACTCATTTTGAATCTTCCCTCGGCCACAGCACCGGAAACCAGTCGGTGCGCAATTTCTGCCCGTCTCGCATATTATGCCCGGGGAAGGGTGGAGAGGTTCTTCCGGGGCGTTCACAATAATGTCCGTCGTCTCCTACCCAACGCATCGAGAAGGCTCGACGGGGCCGGTTTTGCAAATTGCCACGGGCGCCATGCACGGTACGAAAATCAAACGCCACGGCATCGCCGGGTTGCATTTCCCATTCGAGAATGGTTTCAGTGGCGTCGAGCTCCGGCAACGTCATGTATTGATCGTTTTCGGCAGCGTAAAACTCGGCATCGTCGAGCCATTTTACCGGCAGCACCAACTTCGGCCAGCGATGCGAGCCTGCTACCAGTCTCAACGTTTCGGTTTTGCCTACCGGGTCGAGCGGTAGCCAGAAACTGACCGTTTGTGTGCCGTCGGCAAAGTAGTAGGGTGCATCCTGGTGCCAGGGCGTGGGTTTTGGCGTGTTTGGTTCCTTGACCAGCACATGGTCATGAAAAAACTGCGCGGTTTTCGAGCGCATGATGCTGGCGGCCAGTTCAGCCGCGTCCGATTTCAGAATGAAGTCATGAAACTCGGGAATACGCTCCCAGTTGCAGTAGTCATCCCAGAAACTACCGCTATTGTCCGCGCTTTCATTTTCGGAATAATAAGGTCCAGGTTCTTCATGGTTACGGGCCACCCCGGCGCGCAGCACATCGATCCAGTCACTGAACAGACCTCTCAGGCACACCGCACCGAGGCTCGCGTACGCGGTACAGGCTGTGTCGTCAATCTTGTTAAATGCTGCTTCCATCTTTCGCAATTTGTGCGCGCCAGGGCCGGCGTTGAATCGTAATCATCGCCACCCCGATAATCGCCAGGCAACCGCCCGACGCAATCTTGATCGTCAGTGTTTCACCGAGAAAGAATATACCACCAATCACCGAAGTAACCGGCAGCAATAATAAAAATGGCATGACCTGGTTGACACTGTAATGACCCAGCAGCCGGTACCAGATACCGTAAGCAAGTGCAGTCATGATGATCCCGAGATAAATCACGGCGCCCCAGGCCGCGAACGAGGCGCTTTGAATCTGCAACAGTTGATCCTGTTCCAGCAAGAACGAGGCGACAAAAAGCTGCGGCGCGGCGAACAGCGATACCCCGCTGATCAGGCGAAAGCCACCGAGATTGCCGAGTTTCTTGATCATGATCTGTCCGACTGCCCAGGTGAACGCCCCCCCGATCACCATGAACGCATAAACCAGGTCCCCTGAAAGCTTGGGTTCGCCGATGATCAATACTGCTCCGCTAAACGCGATCACGATACCAAGCGCCTGCAGGGGTCTGATACGGTCGCCGAAGACTAGCCATGCAAGTATCAATCCGAAGGGTACTTCGAGTTGCACCAGCAGGGCCGCAGTTGACGCATCGATACCGCGCAGGCCGTTAAAGGTCAGGCTGTACTGCAGTGCGGCACTGACCAGCGAAATCAAGAACAGCTGTTTGAACAGCCCGGGCGGGGGTCGGAAAAACCAGACCAGGATTGATGCAGTCAGGGTAAATCTCAAAGCCATCAACAGGATGGGCGAAAAATGCGACATCCCGGCCTTGGCGACGATGAAACCCATACCCCAAAGAACGGCGACCGAAATCGCCAGTAAAACGTCAACGGGTTTCATCGATACCGGCTGTGGATTTCGACCGACCTAGACAGGAATAGAAATTACCTGCTGAAAGTGACAGTGATTTATGTCTCGCGAACGACCGTTACCGAACAACCTGCATGGCGAGCCACCCTTGCCGAGTTCGGACCCAGCAGGAAATCCGCCAGCGAGGGTCGATGCGCGCCCATTACGATATGATCGATCTTCAAATCCTTGGCAGCCTCGACAATCTCGCGGTAGACGGTGCCGTTTTCAACCACGACCCCCGCCTGCATTTTCTTGGGCACGCTTTTATCGGCTATTTCCTGCAGTTGTTTCGCCGCATCATCCTTCCATTCCTGTAATGGATACTCGGTAGAACCGTGCATTTCGCCACGGATCGCATAACGCTGATCGATGCCCGGTGTGATACCCGGGATGACGGTCATCAGATATATCTGGGCACCCTTCACACCGGTTGCCATCTGTACCGTTTTTTCTATGACACCAGCCGAAAGGTGCTCGTCTTCCAGATCTATGGGTGCTAAATAATTTACCATCGTCAAATCTCCTAATTATCCTGGCTGGTTAAAGGTCGTCGGGCATTTTGAAATCGCGCGGGCTGGGCAGGCCTACCAGGTAAAGCACCCATACTGTAAACAGAATCATCAGGATGTTGATTATCGAGATATCTGCGCTGAAGGGTAACGATTTATCCACGACCGTGATTTCGGGTGCCAGTGAACCATGCACCGGGATAGCCGGATCGATCACATCCATGGCGCCCAGTGCTTCCCGTATCGCCTTCACCGCACTCGCGCTGACCGGAATCGCCGCGCTCGAATCGATACCGGCTGTTCCTGGTCCCACCTCGCCTGCAGCCTGAATCGTTTTTGCTGGGCTGGCGAGCACAAACTGAGTACTCACGGTGGTGATCGGGCTACCCTGGGAGTGATAGGTATTCGCCGGGATAGTCGCCGGACGAATGAAGCTGAAGCGAGCGGTATGACCGCCTTCTGCCCATTCAGTCAGATCGATTAGCTTGTAAAAACCAGTGCGCATGAGGCCAGCGAATTCACGATCCTTCGTCGGCGCCATCAAAAAGACACCGTCGTGATCGCCAGCACCCACCGCCGTCAATCCCAACAGCAGGTTGTGAGTAGTGCTGTCGGAGTTGATGACTTCGATACTGTCGGCCTTACCGATGGAATTGAGCAGCATGTTCAATACAATCGAGGCCCCCGAACCTTTCGGGCCAGTTGCAATCTTGGTCATTCCTTCGAGCGAGCTGGTTCCTTTGTTGACACCTACCAGGTGGCCAGTTTTATAACCCACAACTGCAAACGCCTCTGCGTTACCCTTGCTAACTGGGCCTTGTGCACCTAGCGAGTAGAAGGATTCGGCGCCGACAATCGCGACGCGAGCCTCGCCACTGGCGAGCTTGCCCAGCGGATCCACATCATTGAACAGATCAAGATCACTACCGGCGTAACCGCTACGAATTGCCCGGAGGGCACGCGCGGTATCGGTGTCACGTTTGACGCCGGGATCTGCAACCACGGCTATTTTTGCCGCGCCGCTGCCCTTGGAACCCTCCGGCAGCAATCCCTTGGAGGCCAGAAAGGTCGCGGCCACAGTGGCGGCAGACTGGGCGTCCAGGTCAACTGCCTTGTTCATCGCCTGCATATCGGCGGGCGTGATTTTACCCGACAGTTTTTCCAGCACTTCGCGTAGTCCCTTGAGACTCGCCAAGGCGTCCGAGCGCACCAATGGCGCCACTTCGTAGACCGGGAAGAAATTCAGGTTATCGCTCAGTACGACCAGGTCATACTCGGCTATTTGACCATCGGTCATGAACAATTCACCAACGTCGACCGTTCCGTCCAGCAACGCCGAGACAATCTTGTCCTTGCCTTCGGTTCCAACCGGGAAGGTGGTGGTTTTAGATCCGGTGATACCGTAACGGCGGTTCATTTGCTGCAGACCATCCGCCGGACGTTGCACAAAATCCTCGTCCACGGCATAACTGACGCTGGCAAGCTTGGTCAGATCCTGTAGCGTTTTGATGCCGAGATCCGAGGCCCGTTCTTTCGTCATCACCATGGCATAGTCGTTGGAAAATCCAAACTTGCCGGTCAGTTCCAGCCCAAGTGGCTTGAACAGTGCCGACACCTTGGCGGTCGACGCTTCACCGTCACTGGTAGGCGCCTGACCGAGGAAGGTCAGGCTGGTGCCGTTGTACTCGGGGTAGACGTCCAGCACGTCCTGCTTGACCGCCTCCATGATTTTCGGCGTGAGTCCGAACGGAATACTACGTTCTACCTGTATACCCGCGTTTTCGGCCATCTGGGCAATCATTTCTGCCAGGATCATGCTCTCCGCGAAAGGCTTGGCGCCGACCCGCAAACTCTTGCGATCTTCTCCACCGCAGGCGACCAGTACCGTACATAACAGGACCGCTACAACTTGTTTTAAGTATTTATTTATCATTGTCGTTTCCCCCTAAGCCGCGCTTTCATCGGATTGACTGTCACTACCGACATGCCGCACCACGGTGTGCTTTTCACGCACGATCGGGTCCTCGCGTACGATCCTGAAAAATGCGGCGAGCTGCAAAATGATGACAAAGGTGAAGGGTATTGCCCCCGTGATCGCCATGACCTTGGCAACCTTGACACTCTCGGTGACGATGGTGGCAATGGTAATTCCGGCCATGATGAGTCCCCAGACCAGTTTTAACCTGGTCTGCGGGTTCAAATCGCCCTTGCTGGTCATCATGCTGATAACAAAAGTGCCCGAGTCCGCGCTCGTCACGAGGAAGATGAAGATCAGGCAGACCGCGAGGAAATTGAGCAGCGTGGTGCCGGGGAAGTACTCGAAGAAGCCGAACAACGCGCCGGCCACATCGGCAAATACTTTATCGGCGATGCCACCGGCGCCGAACATTTCGATGTGAATCGCGGCGCCACCGAAAGCGGCAAACCACAGCATAGAAACGATAGTGGGAACGCCTACAACGTAGATGACAAATTGACGGATGGTTCTGCCGCGGCTGATGCGCGCGATAAAGATACCGACAAAGGGTCCCCAGGCCAGCCACCAGATCAGGTAAGTCAGAGTCCAGCCATGAAACCAGTTCCACGAGCCCGCGGGGGTATAAGCGTAGGTCTTGAACGACATTGGAATCAACTGGATCAGGTAGTCGCCAATGGCATAGATGAAGGATTGAAACAGGTAGGCAGTGGGTCCACCGAACAGCACCACCAGTAAAATCAGGATGGCGACAATCATATTGATGTTACTCAGAATCTTGATGCCCTTGTCGACACCGGTGCAGGCCGACAACAGGAAGCAGACGGTCATGACGGCGATGATGATCATGCTCATGGTGACATCCTGGTCGGTGCCGAAGACCGCGCTCATGCCGGAGCGTACCATCAGCGTACCCATCGCCAGCGAACCCGCGAGACCGAATACGACCGCGATAACCGCGAGAATGTCGGCGGTGTTACCGATGCCATTCAGGGTCTTTGGACCGAAAACATTCTTGAATCCAACCCTGATGGGCGTCGATACCATCGAAGGCAGACCTAGTCTGAAAGTGAAATAGGCCACCGTCAGGGCACAACAGCCGTAGATCGACCAGGCGTGTAATCCCCAGTGCAGGTTGGTAATAACCATCGCATTGCGTGCCGCGATTGCAGTTTCGCCCTCGCCGACCGGCGGGGTCATGAAATGGTAAATCGGTTCGGCCACGCCCCAGAATAGAAGCCCCGAGCCCATGCCGGCGGCGAACAGCATTGCGATCCACGAAGGCGTGCTGAATTCGGGTTCCTCATCGTCGGCGCCTAGCTTGATATCACCGAACTTGGTAGCCGCCATGAAGCCCATGATGACCAGGAAAGCCGTACATAAGGCCAAAAAATACCAGTCGAGCGCGGTGAGTGAGTAGTTAACCAGCCACTGTGCCGCACCCGTCATCGAATCGGGATCGGCGACTCCCCAGATGGCAATAGCGGCACATAAAACCAGTGAAACAAGCATTACGGTATTCATAGAAAGGGCCCCCTCGATCATGCCCGGTATGGCGCGGGCAATTGTTATTTATGCAACCAGGCAGCGTGTCGAAGCCAGGTTGGTGCATAGATTTTATTGGGGGCAGGATAAACCCAATGTGGATCGATGTCTAATTTGAGAGGTATCTGTAATCCACGCGACGCTTTTCAGGATTTCAATTTCGGGGGGCTGGAACAGCCGAAAGATTTCAACTAGCAGGCCGCGATAATCCCGACTTCGACCAGTAAGTCAGGGCTTGCCAGACGGGCCTCGATGCAGGCGCGGGCCGGCGCGTGACCCTCGGGTACCCAGGCATCCCAGACTTCGTTCATTGCGGCGAAATGCCCCATGCTTGTAAGCCAGATCTGCGCGGAAAGGATTTTTGTCCGGTCGGAGCCGGCCTCGGTCAGTAAAGTATCGATTTTATGCAGCACTTGCCGGGTCTGGGTCGTAATATCAGCCTTCGCGTCTTCGGCGACCTGGCCGGCAAGGTAAACGGTGTCATCGTGAATAACGATCTGGCTCATGCGTTGGTTGGTGTGATGGCGGGTGATGCTCATGTCGGACTCCTGGGATTAGCGATTAACGGTAATAATTTTTCGAGGATACTCGGTGATGTACTCGCAACCGGTCTCGGTGACGGCAATCGAATCGCCGATGCGCCCGCCCAGTTTGCCGTCGACGCTGATACCACCGTCCACCGCGAAAGTCATGCCGGCCTGAAGTACGGTCTCGTCACCATGCTTGAGCTCGGGAGATTCGAGGTAAGCCATGCCGATCGAACGTCCGGTACGATACCCGGTAGCAAAACCGCGTTCGCGGTAAATCTCGTCGGCTGCCTCGGCAATCGATTCGGCGGTAACACCGGGGCGTATCGCGGCGATGGCCGCCTGCTGTGCATCGATTGCGGCCTGCTGCACCTCGGCAGCGTCATCGGAGACTTCCTTGATGAAAAACATGCGGTCAAAGCCGAGTTTGTATTGCTTGAACTGAGCCATGTTGCAGAAACAGAAATAAACCGGATCCCCCTTTTCGAGTGCCTTTACGCTGGCACGGCGGTGCACCATTGAGGTATCGCGCCCCGACTGCATGATCTGCAGGTTATGAATCATCGGCGAAATGAACGCCTCCCAGCCTCTGGCGGTCAGGAATCCGGCCGCCTTGCGGGTGCCGGCGTTGATCACGGCGAGCGCGGCCTCGTACTCGGGGCGTCCTTCACCCAGCGCATCCTCGGCGGCCTGCATCATCGCGCCGGCAATTTCACCGGCCTGCTTCATTACCTGGATTTCCTCGGGTGACTTGATCATGCGCATTTCCCCGAGTAGCGGCGCGATGTCATGCAGTTTAGTCCCGGGCATTTGATCGTCAAACCAGTTGCGTACAATCGGTGGCAGCGCTGCAATTTCGACACCGATATTCCCCGGGTTCTTGCCGATCGCGTCGGCAAGTACATTTTCCCAGCGCTTCGCACCGGTGTCTTCCCAGGTGGAAACGTTTTCAACCCAGGTCATCGCGCCGACCATTTCGCTTTCCATTAGCGGGGTGATGACCTGCGGTGGCGCCTCGGGGCGAATCAGCAGAAATGTCGGCCGACCAAATTCGACCGACAGATACCCCCAGAACCCCGCGAGGTAGGCGATCGAACTTTCGTCGGTGATGATGGCAAGATCGATTCCGGCCTGTTTAAGGCGGGACTGGAATTCGGTTGTTCTCTGGCGTGCCTGGTCGAGCATTGAAAATTCCTGGATAGCGCAAACAGTCGGGTGTATATATCATACCGTCTGCCCTAAAGGAATTTTTACCTATGCGATCCCAGGCTGTGCTTGCGCCCGCACCTGTCGACGTTCGATTCGACAAGGGCGTCCATCATCGTGCCAAGATTGGTTACGTGTTGCTTGCGACCGAACAGACCGTGCAGGACGATGTCATAAGGCTGCAGCCACCAGGTGTGGGTATCCACTTTACACGGGCCGCGATCCCTGATTCGATTACCAATGAATCACTAGCTGCGCAGGTCGATTTGCTCGCCGATTGCGCCGCCAGCCTGCTGCCCGATGGCAGTCTCGACGTGGTATGTTACGCCTGTACCTCGGGTAGCCTGGTGATTGGCGAAGAACGCGTTTTTGCGGAACTAAAACGGGGCGCACCGAATGCAACCGCCACCTCTCTGATTACCGGTGTGATTCGTGCCCTGAAGCAGGTCGGGGCACGCAGTATCGTCGTTGCAACACCGTACCTGGATGAAGTTAATCAGCGCGAGGTCGACTACCTCGAGCAGGCCGGGTTTGAAGTCATATCGCTGTGCGGCCTGAATCTCGAAAAGGACAGCGACATGGTGCGTGTTGCCCCGGACTACATCGCCGAGTTTGCGCTCGCGCAGGATCATCCCGATGCGGACGCGATCTTCATTTCCTGTGGCGCATTGCGCACGCTGGATGTTATCGGTGACATCGAATCCCGCGCGGGTAAGCCCGCGATCTGCAGCAACCAGGCGATGATCTGGGATTGCCTGCGACTGGCCGGTATCGACGACCAGTTTTCGGGATATGGAAGCCTGCTGTCGAAGTATTGACACCGTGAAAATCTTGTACCTCCTGAGTATGTTGCTTGGCTTGTTGGTGCCGATTGCATCCGCCTTTGCCGCCTGCGATCAATTTGTCGCAGACACCGATGCCTGGGTGTTTGATTTTGGCGCGGGCGAGGCGGTCGTTAACGCGAGGGATAGCAAATTGAATGTGTTACTGGTAGCCAGCCACCAGAAATAAAATTCCGCTAACGAGCTATTCCTTACGAGCTATTCCACTTTCGCCGGTTTGCTGCCGTCAGTCAGGGTGATCTCGATGTTATCCCCTGTCGTGAGCTGCTGCACCGATGTAACCAGCTTGTCATTTTTACTGACAGTCGCGAAACCACGTGCCAGTGTTTTAAGCGGGCTTAGCGTGTCAAGCGATCGACTTTGCAGTGAAAGTTGGTGGCGTGCTAGGAGCAATTTTTGCCGCATCGCGACCTTATGGTTGTGCTGCAGGCGAGCGAGCTTTTCACGGTGCTGGCTGATCTTTATCTTTGGGCTCACCCGCACCAGGCTCGACTGGCACAGGCGCAGACGGTGACGGTCTTCGGTGAGCTTGCTGCGCTGGCGTTCGAGCAACGACAGGTAAGCGTGATCGAGGCGTAGTTTCAATTGTGCAAACTGACGCGTCGGGTGTTGCTGGTCAAGCGCCTTAACCAGGTATTTAAGGCGCTCCCGATATTGTCCGAGTTGCAATTCGAGTTGCCCGAGCAGGCGTGCAACCCGATCGTCCAGGGCCTGCATCAATTCATTAATGTCGGGGGTTATGGTTTCAGCCGCAACCGACGGTGTCGGTGCGCGAAAGTCCGAGACAAAGTCGGCGATCGTGAAATCGATTTCGTGTCCGACTCCGGTGACCACAGGAATTGGGAACGCGGCAATGTCGCGCGCCAGTCCCTCGTCATTAAAGCTCCACAGATCCTCGAGCGAGCCGCCACCGCGCACCAGCAGGACCACGTCGCATTCCCCGTATTCGGTAACCTGTGCCAGGGCCTGGCGAATCTGGGCGGCTGCAGTCTCCCCCTGCACCGGCGTGGCGAACACGACGATGGGTATGTGGGGCGCGCGTCGTTCGATGACCGACAATACGTCACGGATGGCCG
This sequence is a window from Gammaproteobacteria bacterium. Protein-coding genes within it:
- a CDS encoding malonyl-CoA decarboxylase; its protein translation is MPSLRIGQWTPAVLRKHLFKEETKSIESLCRMMMESDGEYSSLLLAERILNAFENLDEPARLEFFDVLLVDYDIDPAEIRAAVEAYELNPDAKNLVRVTAAAEPRRQELLRRINLALGGTRRLVKMREHLLTAMRDKPELKKIDTDFYHLFNAWFNRGFLLTEPLDWTTPAHILEKIIAYEAVHEIERWSELRSRLEPEDRYCYGFFHPSMEDEPLVFVEVALTDHIPRGIGEILRREPTGESPENLTCAIFYSISNCHRGLAGVSFGNFLIKQVATSLKLRFPQLKTFATISPVTGFRRWLDLQAEENNDIASLLTHFDAEAYEGKQNELDKLATHYFVELEKLAAHYFLIEKNGRNEPLDPVARFHLKNGAMLERINILGNPSDKGMERSLGTMVNYVYDLSRVEENHEEYVRNHKIICSSQVKKLLQK
- a CDS encoding alpha/beta hydrolase, which translates into the protein MEKISSLPNISRVGNLFSSFAKKKAGVLGKYVPGWTNDKIDSMLFVPKATDTKAVRLPRGFEQIVMKTGDGNIQAYQTGRGPMVLFVHGWGGGAHQFFPLMHGLAECGFTALAFDHLGHGKSDTKPATLQQSIATTNEILNTLKRTDRGLCALVGHSTGCIAIANARPALVKDLALFLISPVFNYKLYFLKKLVKLKLHADLVKQYANRFAKIYRSEYQRLELSTNLARYGDVTVIAHDESDSESSVSESTRFCATYPLTKLLVTKNTDHVRIINSESVWQALKSHLNYDDTTINFTAEVIYDT
- a CDS encoding asparaginase: MSNPVLVNVLRGEVIENRHRGAIAVCDPQGRLVHAWGDIDALVYPRSAIKPLQALPLVESGAAGHFQLSDAELALACSSHNAEPEHTDTVQSWLARIKLDEDALECGAHAPLHVKTAESLLIDGVKPGKIHNNCSGKHTGMLTTSLFMAEETRGYIEREHPAQQRWFDVLGEMSGVDMRVLPWNYDGCGIPVIAMPLKAIATAFARVAVPDDLPATRGEALDRITGAIASNPFMVAGTGRLCTEIMTLTGRKVLVKTGADGVYTAVLQEQGLGVALKIEDGTGTAAEVAILALLQHLQALHPDDREQLEQRCRVPIQNTRGVLTGYREPAPL
- a CDS encoding phytanoyl-CoA dioxygenase family protein; translated protein: MEAAFNKIDDTACTAYASLGAVCLRGLFSDWIDVLRAGVARNHEEPGPYYSENESADNSGSFWDDYCNWERIPEFHDFILKSDAAELAASIMRSKTAQFFHDHVLVKEPNTPKPTPWHQDAPYYFADGTQTVSFWLPLDPVGKTETLRLVAGSHRWPKLVLPVKWLDDAEFYAAENDQYMTLPELDATETILEWEMQPGDAVAFDFRTVHGARGNLQNRPRRAFSMRWVGDDGHYCERPGRTSPPFPGHNMRDGQKLRTDWFPVLWPREDSK
- a CDS encoding EamA family transporter; translated protein: MKPVDVLLAISVAVLWGMGFIVAKAGMSHFSPILLMALRFTLTASILVWFFRPPPGLFKQLFLISLVSAALQYSLTFNGLRGIDASTAALLVQLEVPFGLILAWLVFGDRIRPLQALGIVIAFSGAVLIIGEPKLSGDLVYAFMVIGGAFTWAVGQIMIKKLGNLGGFRLISGVSLFAAPQLFVASFLLEQDQLLQIQSASFAAWGAVIYLGIIMTALAYGIWYRLLGHYSVNQVMPFLLLLPVTSVIGGIFFLGETLTIKIASGGCLAIIGVAMITIQRRPWRAQIAKDGSSI
- a CDS encoding universal stress protein — translated: MVNYLAPIDLEDEHLSAGVIEKTVQMATGVKGAQIYLMTVIPGITPGIDQRYAIRGEMHGSTEYPLQEWKDDAAKQLQEIADKSVPKKMQAGVVVENGTVYREIVEAAKDLKIDHIVMGAHRPSLADFLLGPNSARVARHAGCSVTVVRET
- a CDS encoding BCCT family transporter produces the protein MNTVMLVSLVLCAAIAIWGVADPDSMTGAAQWLVNYSLTALDWYFLALCTAFLVIMGFMAATKFGDIKLGADDEEPEFSTPSWIAMLFAAGMGSGLLFWGVAEPIYHFMTPPVGEGETAIAARNAMVITNLHWGLHAWSIYGCCALTVAYFTFRLGLPSMVSTPIRVGFKNVFGPKTLNGIGNTADILAVIAVVFGLAGSLAMGTLMVRSGMSAVFGTDQDVTMSMIIIAVMTVCFLLSACTGVDKGIKILSNINMIVAILILLVVLFGGPTAYLFQSFIYAIGDYLIQLIPMSFKTYAYTPAGSWNWFHGWTLTYLIWWLAWGPFVGIFIARISRGRTIRQFVIYVVGVPTIVSMLWFAAFGGAAIHIEMFGAGGIADKVFADVAGALFGFFEYFPGTTLLNFLAVCLIFIFLVTSADSGTFVISMMTSKGDLNPQTRLKLVWGLIMAGITIATIVTESVKVAKVMAITGAIPFTFVIILQLAAFFRIVREDPIVREKHTVVRHVGSDSQSDESAA
- a CDS encoding RidA family protein, with product MSITRHHTNQRMSQIVIHDDTVYLAGQVAEDAKADITTQTRQVLHKIDTLLTEAGSDRTKILSAQIWLTSMGHFAAMNEVWDAWVPEGHAPARACIEARLASPDLLVEVGIIAAC